A region of Phoenix dactylifera cultivar Barhee BC4 unplaced genomic scaffold, palm_55x_up_171113_PBpolish2nd_filt_p 000112F, whole genome shotgun sequence DNA encodes the following proteins:
- the LOC103718881 gene encoding uncharacterized protein LOC103718881 produces MESFRHQRSPGSERFLGLFTPPDSNGSAGVELHEDEVFWTASDHPDPARTPRAANPNPNPSHGLLSSSSSRAALRRPLDRSFGILAALPEEDKNPSLATGGPPFLQRTPSLSSSSSASSSSAARMIPAIPKPKTEYSLSVPAGKIRHQSAPVNVPVVPRRLRKAVDELEGGGGNEDGDDDELLPPHEIVARRGSPTTTFSVLEGAGRTLKGRDLRQVRNAVWRKTGFLD; encoded by the coding sequence ATGGAGAGCTTCCGCCACCAGCGGTCCCCCGGCTCCGAGCGGTTTCTCGGCCTCTTCACCCCGCCCGACTCCAACGGCTCCGCTGGCGTCGAGCTCCATGAGGACGAGGTCTTCTGGACCGCCTCCGACCACCCCGACCCGGCCCGCACCCCCCGCGCCgcgaaccctaaccctaatcctAGCCAcggcctcctctcctcctcctcctctagaGCCGCCCTCCGCCGCCCGCTGGACCGGAGCTTCGGCATCCTTGCTGCCCTGCCGGAGGAGGACAAGAATCCGTCCCTGGCGACCGGGGGCCCGCCGTTCCTCCAGCGGACACCGtcgctctcctcctcctcctccgcctcctcttcgTCCGCCGCCCGGATGATCCCGGCGATCCCCAAGCCCAAGACTGAGTACTCTCTCTCCGTTCCGGCCGGGAAGATCCGCCACCAGTCGGCGCCGGTCAATGTCCCGGTGGTCCCCCGAAGGCTGAGGAAGGCCGTCGACGAGCTCGAGGGAGGCGGAGGCAACGAGGACGGGGACGACGATGAGTTGCTTCCGCCTCACGAGATCGTAGCCAGGAGGGGTTCGCCGACGACGACCTTCTCGGTGCTTGAAGGGGCCGGGAGGACGCTCAAGGGGAGGGATCTGCGCCAGGTTCGCAATGCTGTGTGGAGGAAAACTGGTTTTCTTGATTGA